TCTTTTCGGATATTGGCTTACACGAGATGGGCTGGTATTAGATCCGTGTGACATTGGCAGCAACAGTCTTCGTACTAACTACATGCAAGTTGTCCTGTACTGAAGATGGTCCTGCTTCTGCACagacttagtacctactaagtaACCAGCAAAAATTGCCAGGGAAGAGTCGTGATCGCCTTGAACTTGTTCATTGTTCGTTCATACCTCCCGTCCCGTACACGCCAAGATTTGAACCCTTCAGCGCCGGAATCTTTTCGAGTTAGTGGAGAGAGCTCCCCCCAGCTCCCGCGTGGCCAGTGCATCAAGCCCTGTCCCTGTAATTATAATCAGCAGTAACAAGTTAGCGTAAGTTTTTAGGCCTGCTGTCATGTATGTGTAAGCAGAGACTACATACGTCAAGgccgacgacgacgataaaAAAACTCCCACGATAATCGGATAACGATTCTCGGCGTTGACGATGAACCAGGGGAAAATCATCATCGGTCTAGACTCCAGATTTCAACTTACAGCGAAAATAGAGTTCAGGTCCTGGCAGGGGGATTGCGCGAGCGGCTTCAACCGCAGCCGTAGAAAGGGCCATGTTTCCTATCTCGTCACTTTGTCCGACGAGCTAAACCAAGGTAACGATGGGAAATCGTGGGGGGAAAACCTTTAGGACCCTCTCTTCTCGGTTGTCTATCTTATCGAGAATACAGGCACATTTTGTTAATATGCGCTATATCTTTTGCTGATGATAGTGTTTGCGGGCGTTAAATCTCCATCTGGAGAAGCCGTCATGACTGATGTAACCCGAGCTATCTTTTAATCAATGAATCAATTAACTACTAACGTGGAGAATTATCGCGACTGACTAATAATCAACTTGGCTCCATCCAACCGTCGCGATACAAGTGGAATTAAAGTGATAAATGACTCCGTCTCTGATCCTGACTCTCAAACTTCATCTTGATCCATTGATTTATTGATTCATGCCTGATCGTCAACGTGCTGGAGACAAGACGCGTTGTAAGATCAGCAATTGACTGTTGTGTGAAATTGTGATTCGATCATGAATTGACGTTGGACTCCTCATTAGAACGTAATGCATATGAATTAGACTTTCGGGCGAAAAGACCCAAATTGTTAATTGTTATGGGCATCAACGACGCaaacaaaagaagaagaaaaaaacctCAAGGATCAATTGGTAGAAAAACCTTGGTTTGAGGGGAATAACTTTTGAGGCCCTATAACCATGGAAAAGCCGAATGAAACCCCGTCTGAGTGCCGCGGTATGCCGAGCAAAAACCTGATGATTGGCAAATGCTAATTAATATGCCCACTGTCTGCCATAAGATTGGTTATCCTGGATAAATTGCGTTTCATTGCGTCTTCAGTCTCAGTATCAGCATCATCGGACTACCTAGGGTTGATGTTGCTCAGTGGGGATTCACTGTCTGCCCCGAGACATGACAAGATAAGACGTGACAGGAGGTAGATATTTCTGGGAGTGCGGGAATATGCGTACTATGACCGAACTGATTATGCATGCTCGCTAGTATCGTGACAAGGCCCTGAATGGCCTATTCCACAAGAATCCGGGGAAGTAGTTATGTGGTATCAGAAACTCGTCAAGCCTAGCATGGGACAGGAGTTACTGTAATAAGCGATCATTCTCTTCAACAGCGCCTGTCTATGCACCCCAGAGAGAAACTGAGAGTATTGACCCGCTGCATTGTACTGGGACTACGGCATCAGAGGGCGTGCTACTTGCACACGATGCGACCTTGTTGTTTTCAAAGAGAGGTTGGAATAtgtggtcaggcggcagtaTCAGGACCGGGGATGCAGTTGGATGGAGGTTGCAGATCAAAACTCACAAATGATTCGCTCTGAAAAGCCCCCCGTCCCTTGTCTGTCTCCGCCCCCAGACGCAGTCTTGATCAAAAATGGAATGGGTTTGTAGAACTGCGCAGCGACAGTGTCCAAAGGGGATCAGCACTGCATTTTGCAGTTTACTGCCTCCGTAGTTTTAGTTACTAACTATTAGTTGATGACGATCACGATACAGTCGCGACCACTTTTTTCCATTTCAAATCAATCCTCCGACTGACATGACAGGATAGCGCGCAATTCCCCGGCGAGAACCTGGGGTAAATAAAGATGTCCAATGCGCAACCTAACTAGTTTGACTCGCAAAAGGTCCGTTCATGTCATCGACGCTTCAACTGACACAAGCACTAGTTACTTCAGGAGATGAGACGTGATAGAAAGAGGGGTCATTCATGATGGACAATGCTCCAAAGTAAAGAGTCTAGAGGTTAGTAGTACTTGGTTATAAGCGGGGTTTGCTTCGAGAGAACCGAGTACCTGGTTGGTCTCTCTTGTTCAATAGGCACTGCTGCTGTGTGATCTGTGATCTTCCCATATCTCTTACTCCTTCCTACTGGGCCCTGAGTGACATTCAACTGGAGGCGATTCCTGTGCTATGGGTGAGACAATGAGCTGCGCTGCACGATAACCGTTCGGGCATTTTATGTGAATAGGaagggaaaaagaaaataaaagaaaaaaagtaagCCTCGATGAGATCAATATGCGTCAGAATGTGGCTTGTGGCGACGAGATGAAGAATTTTGATCTTGTTTCTATTGCAGAATCTACAATAATGCAAATCCAGGGTCCAGGTATGTTCCTGAAGGATGGTTGATCTCTCACTGGTGATCTGTGTTTGGGTTGGGGTTGGTTGCAAACACTAACACCACCATGAAAAAGTAAACTAAACTATTGCTTGGTGGCGAACATACCTAAGCATAATGCGCGGATTGTGATTGTGGTTGATATGTTTTTGGGTCTGGGTCTACTGCAACCCAACAGTTGGACGGTGTTGGTTTAGTTCAGTATTAGTAGAGACTTTGTGGTTTCAGCAACGGTCGCCTCCTAGTGTATAGTGCCTACTTGAGTTAATTTAGTTTATATGAAGGCGAAAAATAGAGCAGAACTTTGTGACAAGTGAGTGAAAACTGAAGGATTGTGGTGAGGAGCTTGATGGCCATTGGCTTGTTGGCTATCAAGGTGTGATGGGCCTAGCGCATCCTTTTGATAGTGGCAGAGCGGCAGTCGAAACTGGTTATTGCTGCAGATAATACTGTGCAGTAGACGGTACGGTGCAGCGCAGTGCAGTAGAGCATCCATAAACCCGGTAGAGGGGCTTTGTATGGTTTGATACAGTAGATGGATGAGCACATTGTCTGGACTGGGCAGAACAGACATGCAATTCGGCAACACAGTTGCGGAATATGGCGTCACTTGCTGTTGCGATGAGCGTTTCGAGCGTCTCACAAACTTCGATTGCGCGTCTGCTTCGGCAAAGTCTAGACCTATGGCTATAGCTATGGCGTCAATAGACAGCTAGAGTCAAGAGTCAGGTGGTCTACTGTTGTGTCATGTTGGGTAAGGTTGtgttcttcttgacgatATGTACTGAGCGGCAAATGATATCAGATACGTCTGGTTTAGTAGACACAGAATTATGATAGTACTACCCTCAATTTGATACAATGACCAGGAAGCGAGATCGTCGCCATTACGAAAACAAAGATACAGTATAGTATGTACAATGTTGTTATCAACGACCGAGTCTGTTTCTTAATTTGGTCTCTTGGGATTATCTATACCATTTGTGCAACTACATGTACAATCGGATACAACTGCTTTGTGATAACTCAAAAGAATTCTCCTATTTCCGGCAGTATATCGGAGAGTAACTATACTACTCCGTATCTGTTGGAGGGTATGTTGATCCTGAACCCTGAACCTCCTGAACCTCCTGAACCTGACCTGACCGACCTGAACGGAGCATTAAACTGAAGCACGTTGTTGAAATCAATGGTTATTTTGCGTGCTCAAAGTGGAGAACGAAGTGAAGCAGTATGTAGCCAGAGTTGAAATAAAGGTGGAGAGCGATGGAGATAGAGACGGACGGCAGACAGGGATGTGGGGGAAGGGGAGGCATTGATAGGCGCTATGCCCTGGAAAGACTAGAGCTGTGAGGCACTAAGCTCATTGCGTTGCTCTTGCGGGCGCAGATCGAATCTGTCCATGTTTTTGCCTCAGGCAACAACAGTCCTTCTATCCGTCCCGTTCCTGTGGGTCAAGCAATGAATGGATATCAAACTAAATCAACCGTCAAGCAGATTACGCTACGCCGCAACGCTGAGTTACAGCAGTTACAGCAATGCAGCTTACATTACAGAGGGCGAAAGCACAGAGGGTTCGCCTGTAACCTGTAACACCCCTCCATTGGACTCGATCTAATCTCACAATGGATCAATTGGCCATTCAACGAGCGGGGACATCCATCaccaggccaagaagaaatCTTGACAGAATGCCAGCAACAAATTCCCATAAGACAAGCACAATTGACCATGTCAAATCTTGAATGGCCTCACCTCACACCACGGAGACCCGATGAGATGCACACATCCTCTGATCTTTGTGGGGAGGGGGCACTTGGGGCACTCCGAAACCTCGAGCCAGCGGGCAGAACCGTGCAGAATTGCACGGTAGCTAACGGAAAACCAGAGGCGACCTGAACGAACTGAACGACCAACAGCCCATTGCCCACCTCCGGTGTCGCTACCCTCTGCCCAGCCAGCGAAAAATCTCGGCTGATGCCTCTGCGGTGGGATCCGGGGACCCTCTCAAGGTCCCCATCTAATAACCCATCTGAGTCACCTCATCGAGCTTGCGATATAGGTGATTGTTCTCGTGGACATGAACCGGCCGTAATGCAATCATTGAAAAATTTTCGGCTATCCGTCGCAATCTCGTACAGTAATAGCGTTGGCCAGGATGGAACAGAGGAAAAGAATAAAACACGGCTTGGCTTGGTCAGGGCTCAGGCGCAGcacagttcagttcagtcaGCCAAGTAGTAAAAGAAgcgcagtgcagtgcagtgcagtaccagccagccagccagcaaaAATCACACGCCTTTGTCTGGTGTCTGAATGTCTTGGTTGGGTCCTTTGTCGTGGAGGCTTGTCTTGTCCTCCTCTGCCCTGCAACAGACTCTCAGTTAGGTACGTCCGTACGGTCCCTGAAAAGCAGTGGAAGCTCACTGAGATGTAAACTCCACTTGCCAAAGCTCATCCTGGCTGGCactccctcctcctccaacaCTCCCTGTGTATGGGAGGTGTGAGACGCCCTGGCGTGGTGTGCACACCACACACCCAGTTGGAACGAGCACAACCCACGCCCGGCGGGCGTCCCATCACTGAGCGATGTGGACCAATTTTTCTCAGCATGAAGCAGTACGTACCGGCCTAACCTCTGTCTGCAGGGCATTGAGAGCGGCAAGGCGCCCCCACCAAAGTCCAACACTCCACTGATACGTACTCTTTCCTGGTGGAGAAGAGGTGTGCCTTGGTACCCTCCTCCACGAATTCCTAGCAAGTGTACCTCTAGCGCAATCCTGGTCGTGCAACTGATCATCGACCAAGGCTGTGCCTGGGCCACTGACCAAGAATATACATAACCCTCCCCCTCGAACCTCTCAACTCAGATCTCCTTCACCATCATCTCGACTCTCTCACTTGCGATCCTTCAATTGCTCTCTCTACTATATCAAACTGTTGCAATACTTTACTCGATAATACTTGAACACAAAGGAGTACAAGTCGACACTTTCTTGGGTTAACCCTACAAACACTACTTTCTACCACACTCATACAACCACACACATCACCGCAGCCATGGACTTCGATTCTTGGGCTCACTCTTTCTGCCTTGCCTGCGACAAGCAAGTGCAATCATCTTCTGATGCCTACTGCTCCGAGTCATGCAGACTGGCCGACTTTGAGAagacatcaacaacaagttCTCAAGCCAGCTCACCCGGCCTCACTTCTCCTTCCTGCCAATGGTCATCGAAATCCTCTAGCTCGGGCTTCTACCTCTCCCCCGCCTACGATTTCTCCAACGCAAAGCCATACGGATCAAGGCACATGAGCCAACCCACCTTCAAGCCCTACGGCACTGAGTCGACTGCCAACCACCGATCCCTCACTCCCTCCAGCTCccacagcagcctgtgctcCATGCAGAGCACCTCAACAACAGGAGAGCAAAGTCAACTGTCCGACAAGGCGAGGAAGGAACTCCGAGCGTACGCCGTATCTTTTGACAACGTGAGGACGCAGCGACGACGATCCTACTAAGCACTTCACTACTTCTACTCAACAATAACACGACATCATACACACGAAATAACACCTAAAAACATATTACCACGCAACTCATTCAACACACAACTTATTCAACAACTCAAACATCATCGCatcaacacaacacaacacctcaactcaactcacaCCTCAACGCCTTCACTTTTCCTTATCTTGTCGAAGAATCTATTTTGTACCAAAGAAGGGCATTATACCGGAGCACTGcattaaaaaaaagtttgTTTTAACATGGATCCATGACGATTTCTTTTCATCATGTCAACCAGCCTTTTATGGGTGGGGATCATTTGGGGCGGTTCTTTTGTCCATTGGGGTTCACGGATATACGAACCCCAAGCAAGAAGGGATATCTTGTACCAAATACAGGGCGGATTGATATCACATGAAGTTTCAGAGCATGGATTACGGGAGCACGGGAGGTTTTCATGATACCGGGATACGACGGCTGGGGACATTTGGGTCAGGCGTACAGGACCGACCAGGCAAGAAGCCGGTCGATGATTCTATTGGGAGGTATAACTTGCGCTTTTGACTACGGGGCAACTGGGCATCGACAGGAACTGCGGGAAGACTGCACTACACTGCACAGCATAGCACATGATTGGATACCATAGCATACTATAGCCAAAGAGATCTTTTTTCGTTCTCCCTCCAAACAAAGCAAGCCAAGTTTTCTTTCTTGAATGTGAAATCTGCACAAATTCTATGTGTTTCTATCCagtctctttctttctttctttctgtcTGAGCTGTCATCGTCCCTTGTCACCTTTTGTCTCAAAGGGCATAACCTACTACCATTGGGCATTCTTGAGCCTTCTTACATACCAAGTGGGTttgtttgctttttctcGGGGGATTTACAACCAAGCGGACAGTCACCGCCAGGCCGCTCGACTGGGATAGGCAGGCCAAAAATGTGCATCGACTTTTTTTTTGCGTCTCTTACATTTTTCGGATCCAcgtatacatacatacatatgcATCTCACTCTCAACGCTTAACTAGTTAACAGGGAGACCCCAAGCAGACGACAGGAAAAATCACAGCGAGGCTCTTTTTCGCATAATTTCGAGCTAAACTGATGTGCTTCAGGACCGGCAAGGATTAAAAGGTCTACAGTTCACCAACTTGAGAGTTCCGGGCCGGTCTCTAACAGGGGTGGGACAGTATAATAGACAGAACTGGATTGAGAataggacaggacaggatgGATTACGACTTGCCTGTCAAAGGAAAATGCCTTTTCAGCTTCGTTCCCCAGACTTGAAGCTTGGCCAAGAAGGTTAGACTACTTGCTGTGAGCCATCCATACCTGTAGTGATCAGCTCCGATCTCCGGCGACTAAGTACCAGCTCAAGTTCAGATCCAACAGGATGGATGGGCACGACGCTTCCTGACAAGTAGAATGGAGACATTGATTGAACAACTGACTAATAGAATACAACTTGAAACAAGTAATAAGAGTGACCTTTTggtaataaagtatatcCTCTGATTCAATTCAATCTTGTTTTCTTGGATTTGCTTGCCGATAACGGGGGAacttctttttttacttttgtCTAAACCGAGATTCGCAACTTTGTGCTGTAATTGTATAACTAACTCTTTGTGTGTGTACGTACTTGTGCCTGTGTCTGTGTCATACGGGTCTTAAAAAATGACAGTCAAACAGAGAGACTTTGTTAGACAGACGTCGTTGAGGTTGGTACCCGAAACGTGTGCTGTCTATTTGTTATTCATCCAAGTTTATGTTTTTATGCTTCCACCGCCTTTACAAAGCGAGAAAGAAAGAGTCATCTACGTACTAAGCGTAGTATGTTGTACCCGATAGTATCCATCTCCTACCATGGTATACCGAAGGCATTGACAATGTGTAAGCCAAGTTAATCGGCGTCAAACTCTATGTGTATCCGCTTGTTTTTGTTGGTGGTATGTGCTGTGTTTAGTGGTTCAGGCCTTCGTTAACTTTTGCCCCCTTGGTGCGCGCGCACCCCTTGATAGGGATAAGGGAGTAATATTGGATGATTCTCATACATACATGGCAGTCTAACTAGTTACTGAGTGCAAAAGCTTCTTCCCATCAGACGTCAATGGAGCATGCAAGTAGGGACGGTGGTCCCCTTCCACGCCCCTCTGCCCCCCTCTGTGGATGTAAATAATCGAAATTTCAGTCAATGCACAGACGACATGACAAGAATATTCGGGCATCGCCTATACAGAGTGGAGGTGGAAAGCCTCAGTGTCATTTTTGTCAGTGTCATCTGAATGATCGAGTTATTTCTTCCATGTTCCGCAACGTAACTGTATCCGTAACCGCAAACAAGATTTTTCTTTAGCCTCACCCGAAAACCTGGTAGCTAATAAAGGTACAGGGACCCATCTAGCAAAGGGGTTCGTCAATGGGATTGGCTGTCTGAACGTCATGCGGGCCGTAACTTTGTAGTCCATGTTGAGGCGATCGTCTGGTTACTAGTTAGTACTAACAAAGGTGGACTGTCTGTGTGTGCCAGCGCATCCGCTTGGTTCTTGTTTCTATGTCATCATCGGCGATGCTCAACTGAATTGGTTGATCAGAGCTAACACGATGGTTTCGCACGTGTCTGACAGAAAAATTTCACGAGTGGATTTTTGGTGGATGAGAAAGAGCTTGGCCTTTGGCGATTATCAGATCAGGGGACCTTGGAATTCTTTTCAGgggtcttttcttttctttctttctttgcaTTGACGAGTGGAATTTTTCATCTCTGTTGTTGGACCATTCCAAGGTTTTGGGGTGGTGATGGAGTAGTTAGATGGGCGTGTAAAGGACCCAACCAGATATTGAACATTGAACAAGGgcatctctcttctttctctctcctcCAACCAAAGCAGAGATGGTGCATAGCTCAGAGTAAAAGGTTCAATGCCGAGAAAAGTACGTACCTACGGGATTGTCGACCGAGATCGACATCATCCCCCTCGGCAGGGCCCGACCATCGTGAGTCTTTAGACGTGGAGTTTTTTTCAATGTACGTAACTTTATGTAAGGAGACAAGCCCAGTTTTTTCTCCCTCTTGAGAAacaaaaaataattaaataaattactacATGATGAAATCATGGCCAGATCTCCATCTATGTTCTCCGGGTGATGGATCGTACGCTAGACCAATACACATACATATGATAATCTGCCCATTTCTACCCTCTGATATCCGAAACTGAGCGAGTATCCGTACTGTACTGCAATATTACTCCGTTTAAAACATGGGACGATGTTGAGATGGGCTGTTTTCCATCTCCATCGGCAGATGGATCCTCTCCGTTCCGCCTCGCCTCGCTTCCACCGGCAGTGAAACCCCAAGATTCCGGTTCTTCCTTTTTTGCATTTACATCTGCATCTGCGTTTTGCTTTGCATTGTTTTGCATCAGGATCAAGTACATTGCGAGAGCAAAAGTGGGTTCGTGGCTTGTTTCGGGACTATGGGGTTATGTTATGCTTCAACAGCAAATCTGCGCAGAGGGATGTTCCTGGATAAGGCTGTTTCGTTTGGCTTACGCATTCACTCTGGCTTCAATCGATCGATCGTCTTTTTTTAGGATGTTTCACTAAATGAATCTTCTTTggccttttttttctctcgtCCTTGTTTTGAGTTGTCATGTACATTATAGTAGTATGTATATCCACTACCAACCTACGTGGCAACCTCTCTTATGTCTCTATCATGCCATACCAAACCCTGTAGTTAGCTATTGGAAGCAGATGAAAAAGGGGAAAGAAAACTTGTTCTAATTGATCGGCGGGGACGGCCCGGAGGTTGCGTTACGCTGTGAATGGAATGGTTGTGCTTCCAGAGACTCACCTTGAACTTCGTCGCTTCCATTTAGTAGCATGGACCGCTGGGTGACGTCGGCGTTTTCCACGACCCATGTTATTATTACCGCTTACTTATGATTCTTGCCTTGGCCTGGTTCAAGGAACAAGTTTGGAACTTCCCTGATCCTGGACAGAGAGAGTGTGAGAGTCGAATTGAGTTGATTTGAGTTTGAACTCAGTTTCGGCCTGCAGGACCCGCTGCGAATATCCATCTTTGTGTAAACCTGGATAATGAATTGTGCATTGTAAATTGATTACAGGGTTACAATTATCCATGGTGGCTTTTTGTAGTATTAACAATCAAGGTACTATGTACGGCATTTGCACTCTGTAACATGTTCATCAATGAACAATATGTCTCTAGTAATTGCTTTTCCCTCCCAACAACTGCTTAACCAATTGGAttagagaaaagaaaaagacccCCACTGCCGGGTGTCAGTTCGGTAATTGGATTCTGAGGCTCTTACATGTCTCGACTCAAGAGGAGGCTGGCTGAACTTGTCCAATCAATCATGTAACTACCATTGCAAGGTGAAATGTGCGGAAACAAAACAATGGCTAGACATTTCATTGCTATTCTCGATGTAATCATTCCAAAGGACCACTTTTTCCCTATTGATGTATGTATCTCTTATTTTATGCTAATTACAATGTCTTCCGGTTCGTCGCTTGTGATCCGGTTCCTGTTGTGTTACTCGAGAGATGGATGTAGGACAAAGGAAAGGCAGGGCGGTTGTGACACTTGGacatccattcatccatgCGAGTGCCGTGAAACGTTGTACGAGTACATACTTATGCCTCTGGCCAAAAGAGGATATTACACACATGtaggtacatacatacgGACAGACGGTAAGATTCATCCGCCAGCCTCTCTATCTGCTACAAAGGAGGGAGTTGTCAACTCGACGAGCGAGTCGGATCGAGTACACAGGCACCCTTGAATATCCCTTATATGCCGCACATTGCTGCGGCATATACGCAATACTGCAATGTATGTACTGTAAGTATGATATCCATGCTCAACAATTGACGGGTCGGATCTTGTCCCTATGGTGTGGTTACACCACGTGGAATCCTACCCTCCACAACCAACTGCGGCTCAAAGGCCGAATAGACATCTCTGATATTGACTGATACAACCGCATTCAACCAGACTGATGCCTTATTATTGTTGTTCTCAACTCTGATTTGATCGTCATCTTCTACTTCGATAGGCTCTCGCTTTGACACATACAAAGGCCGTTTCAGAAGGGCGGATCGCCCGTTTATGCCGAGCAGGTAATAAGTTCCCTCGTATCTATACACAGCACTGGTACTATACCTATTTTCTGACTACATGCATCGCTGGTTATTGATTCTGTCTTTGCACTGCCCAGTAACGGAAGATACGGCTAACATGGGTTAATCCGTCTGACACAATTCTCGTTCGTATTGACAATAATAgcccttttcttcttctttttttttttgcttctcTTACCAAGACCAATTGCCTCACTGTTGATGACAATGATGTACCGTCTTGCCTCTTTACGCCATGCAAATGGCGCTCCAATCAATCCCCAAATTCCAAACGAATGTAAGTTCTGACACCATTACGGTTATCTCGCCTACAGAAGGCAATACAAGACTTCTTTCTATGAGACACCCTCTTTCAAAAGGGTGTGACCTATTGACACGGGGTTCAAAGTCAGCCATGTCTCTTAAAGCAAATGTTCCACTGCGTTCGCGACTTCAAGCCATGAATTCCAATTGATGTTTGCTCTATCCAATTCGCTAGCCTGTGTAGTGTTGAAGTTAGTGTCTTGTCGTCCGTAGAGCTGGGACGTGATAACCAGCCCGGCACGTCAGCCCAGAAATACTTGTCTCGCCAGATTTCTTCTACGTAGAAAGAGCCCCGAAACATGCGCAAGCCTCAAACTAGCCGGTTCATCCGAAGGTGTTGGTTTCTTATTGATTCGGATTGGTAGAAGTACTAAACATTGCACAAGATTCAATGGCGATACGCCTTGTGTTGGTAGATCACGTTGCACTTGAGGGCTCAGGAACCTAACTTGGTGTATCTTGAGACCTGGTATTTTGAGCATGAGCATAAACATGGCTG
This Fusarium poae strain DAOMC 252244 chromosome 3, whole genome shotgun sequence DNA region includes the following protein-coding sequences:
- a CDS encoding hypothetical protein (BUSCO:57490at5125) → MDFDSWAHSFCLACDKQVQSSSDAYCSESCRLADFEKTSTTSSQASSPGLTSPSCQWSSKSSSSGFYLSPAYDFSNAKPYGSRHMSQPTFKPYGTESTANHRSLTPSSSHSSLCSMQSTSTTGEQSQLSDKARKELRAYAVSFDNVRTQRRRSY